One Ictalurus punctatus breed USDA103 chromosome 21, Coco_2.0, whole genome shotgun sequence genomic window carries:
- the LOC128628670 gene encoding nuclear transcription factor Y subunit alpha isoform X1, with protein sequence MEQFAESTSGGEQIVVQPSSGAVQQQSAVTAVQLQADGQVDVGSGQQVQTLQVVEGQPLMVQVSGGQLITPSGQPIMVQAMPGGQAQTIMQLPVTGSQGLQQIQLVQPGQIQLSGGQTLQVQTAQGQTQQIIIQQLQTAVTAGQNQPQQITVQGEQAQTAEGQTILYLPVNADGTILQQGVITIPAASLAGGQIIQAGSNVSGTGGQGTVTVAVPVTGNMVNAGGMVMMVQSGGSVPTMQRIPLPGAEMLEEEPLYVNPKQYHRILKRRQARAKLEAEGKIPKRRRKYLHESRHRHAMARKRGDGGRFFSGKEKDELDVQVNVKPRVGIVTARTSLLKDEETKV encoded by the exons ATGGAGCAGTTCGCCGAGTCGACGAGCGGCGGAGAGCAGATCGTGGTGCAGCCGTCCAGTGGAGCGGTGCAGCAGCAG AGCGCAGTGACTGCAGTACAGCTGCAGGCCGACGGCCAGGTGGATGTGGGTTCAGGCCAGCAGGTTCAGACGCTCCAGGTA GTTGAAGGGCAGCCTTTAATGGTGCAGGTCAGCGGGGGTCAGCTCATCACCCCTTCCGGGCAGCCCATAATGGTACAGGCCATGCCGGGAGGACAGGCGCAGACGATCATGCAGCTACCGGTGACGGGCTCGCAGGGTCTTCAGCAG ATCCAGCTCGTGCAGCCGGGACAGATTCAGCTCTCAGGAGGTCAAACGCTGCAGGTACAAACAGCACAGGGACAAACTCAGCAGATCATCATCCAGCAGCTGCAAACTGCAGTGACCGCAGGACAGAACCAa cctcAGCAGATCACAGTGCAGGGTGAGCAGGCTCAGACGGCGGAGGGTCAGACCATCCTGTACCTGCCGGTCAACGCTGATGGAACCATCCTCCAGCAGG GCGTGATCACTATTCCGGCTGCCAGTTTAGCAGGAGGTCAGATCATCCAGGCGGGTTCAAACGTGAGCGGCACCGGGGGTCAGGGCACCGTGACTGTCGCCGTTCCCGTCACAGGAAACATGGTCAACGCTGGAGGAATGGTCATG ATGGTCCAAAGCGGCGGCTCTGTCCCGACCATGCAGCGGATCCCTCTCCCCGGAGCTGAGATGCTGGAGGAGGAGCCGCTCTACGTCAACCCCAAGCAGTACCACCGCATCCTGAAGAGACGCCAGGCCCGCGCCAAGCTGGAGGCCGAGGGCAAGATCCCCAAAAGGAGGAGG AAATACCTGCACGAGTCTCGTCATCGGCACGCCATGGCACGGAAGCGTGGTGATGGCGGGCGCTTCTTTTCGGGGAAGGAGAAGGATGAGCTGGACGTGCAG
- the LOC128628670 gene encoding nuclear transcription factor Y subunit alpha isoform X5 yields MEQFAESTSGGEQIVVQPSSGAVQQQSAVTAVQLQADGQVDVGSGQQVQTLQVVEGQPLMVQVSGGQLITPSGQPIMVQAMPGGQAQTIMQLPVTGSQGLQQIQLVQPGQIQLSGGQTLQVQTAQGQTQQIIIQQLQTAVTAGQNQPQQITVQGEQAQTAEGQTILYLPVNADGTILQQGVITIPAASLAGGQIIQAGSNVSGTGGQGTVTVAVPVTGNMVNAGGMVMMVQSGGSVPTMQRIPLPGAEMLEEEPLYVNPKQYHRILKRRQARAKLEAEGKIPKRRRVNVKPRVGIVTARTSLLKDEETKV; encoded by the exons ATGGAGCAGTTCGCCGAGTCGACGAGCGGCGGAGAGCAGATCGTGGTGCAGCCGTCCAGTGGAGCGGTGCAGCAGCAG AGCGCAGTGACTGCAGTACAGCTGCAGGCCGACGGCCAGGTGGATGTGGGTTCAGGCCAGCAGGTTCAGACGCTCCAGGTA GTTGAAGGGCAGCCTTTAATGGTGCAGGTCAGCGGGGGTCAGCTCATCACCCCTTCCGGGCAGCCCATAATGGTACAGGCCATGCCGGGAGGACAGGCGCAGACGATCATGCAGCTACCGGTGACGGGCTCGCAGGGTCTTCAGCAG ATCCAGCTCGTGCAGCCGGGACAGATTCAGCTCTCAGGAGGTCAAACGCTGCAGGTACAAACAGCACAGGGACAAACTCAGCAGATCATCATCCAGCAGCTGCAAACTGCAGTGACCGCAGGACAGAACCAa cctcAGCAGATCACAGTGCAGGGTGAGCAGGCTCAGACGGCGGAGGGTCAGACCATCCTGTACCTGCCGGTCAACGCTGATGGAACCATCCTCCAGCAGG GCGTGATCACTATTCCGGCTGCCAGTTTAGCAGGAGGTCAGATCATCCAGGCGGGTTCAAACGTGAGCGGCACCGGGGGTCAGGGCACCGTGACTGTCGCCGTTCCCGTCACAGGAAACATGGTCAACGCTGGAGGAATGGTCATG ATGGTCCAAAGCGGCGGCTCTGTCCCGACCATGCAGCGGATCCCTCTCCCCGGAGCTGAGATGCTGGAGGAGGAGCCGCTCTACGTCAACCCCAAGCAGTACCACCGCATCCTGAAGAGACGCCAGGCCCGCGCCAAGCTGGAGGCCGAGGGCAAGATCCCCAAAAGGAGGAGG
- the LOC128628670 gene encoding nuclear transcription factor Y subunit alpha isoform X3, translated as MEQFAESTSGGEQIVVQPSSGAVQQQSAVTAVQLQADGQVDVGSGQQVQTLQVVEGQPLMVQVSGGQLITPSGQPIMVQAMPGGQAQTIMQLPVTGSQGLQQIQLVQPGQIQLSGGQTLQPQQITVQGEQAQTAEGQTILYLPVNADGTILQQGVITIPAASLAGGQIIQAGSNVSGTGGQGTVTVAVPVTGNMVNAGGMVMMVQSGGSVPTMQRIPLPGAEMLEEEPLYVNPKQYHRILKRRQARAKLEAEGKIPKRRRKYLHESRHRHAMARKRGDGGRFFSGKEKDELDVQVNVKPRVGIVTARTSLLKDEETKV; from the exons ATGGAGCAGTTCGCCGAGTCGACGAGCGGCGGAGAGCAGATCGTGGTGCAGCCGTCCAGTGGAGCGGTGCAGCAGCAG AGCGCAGTGACTGCAGTACAGCTGCAGGCCGACGGCCAGGTGGATGTGGGTTCAGGCCAGCAGGTTCAGACGCTCCAGGTA GTTGAAGGGCAGCCTTTAATGGTGCAGGTCAGCGGGGGTCAGCTCATCACCCCTTCCGGGCAGCCCATAATGGTACAGGCCATGCCGGGAGGACAGGCGCAGACGATCATGCAGCTACCGGTGACGGGCTCGCAGGGTCTTCAGCAG ATCCAGCTCGTGCAGCCGGGACAGATTCAGCTCTCAGGAGGTCAAACGCTGCAG cctcAGCAGATCACAGTGCAGGGTGAGCAGGCTCAGACGGCGGAGGGTCAGACCATCCTGTACCTGCCGGTCAACGCTGATGGAACCATCCTCCAGCAGG GCGTGATCACTATTCCGGCTGCCAGTTTAGCAGGAGGTCAGATCATCCAGGCGGGTTCAAACGTGAGCGGCACCGGGGGTCAGGGCACCGTGACTGTCGCCGTTCCCGTCACAGGAAACATGGTCAACGCTGGAGGAATGGTCATG ATGGTCCAAAGCGGCGGCTCTGTCCCGACCATGCAGCGGATCCCTCTCCCCGGAGCTGAGATGCTGGAGGAGGAGCCGCTCTACGTCAACCCCAAGCAGTACCACCGCATCCTGAAGAGACGCCAGGCCCGCGCCAAGCTGGAGGCCGAGGGCAAGATCCCCAAAAGGAGGAGG AAATACCTGCACGAGTCTCGTCATCGGCACGCCATGGCACGGAAGCGTGGTGATGGCGGGCGCTTCTTTTCGGGGAAGGAGAAGGATGAGCTGGACGTGCAG
- the LOC128628670 gene encoding nuclear transcription factor Y subunit alpha isoform X2 yields MEQFAESTSGGEQIVVQPSSGAVQQQSAVTAVQLQADGQVDVGSGQQVQTLQVEGQPLMVQVSGGQLITPSGQPIMVQAMPGGQAQTIMQLPVTGSQGLQQIQLVQPGQIQLSGGQTLQVQTAQGQTQQIIIQQLQTAVTAGQNQPQQITVQGEQAQTAEGQTILYLPVNADGTILQQGVITIPAASLAGGQIIQAGSNVSGTGGQGTVTVAVPVTGNMVNAGGMVMMVQSGGSVPTMQRIPLPGAEMLEEEPLYVNPKQYHRILKRRQARAKLEAEGKIPKRRRKYLHESRHRHAMARKRGDGGRFFSGKEKDELDVQVNVKPRVGIVTARTSLLKDEETKV; encoded by the exons ATGGAGCAGTTCGCCGAGTCGACGAGCGGCGGAGAGCAGATCGTGGTGCAGCCGTCCAGTGGAGCGGTGCAGCAGCAG AGCGCAGTGACTGCAGTACAGCTGCAGGCCGACGGCCAGGTGGATGTGGGTTCAGGCCAGCAGGTTCAGACGCTCCAG GTTGAAGGGCAGCCTTTAATGGTGCAGGTCAGCGGGGGTCAGCTCATCACCCCTTCCGGGCAGCCCATAATGGTACAGGCCATGCCGGGAGGACAGGCGCAGACGATCATGCAGCTACCGGTGACGGGCTCGCAGGGTCTTCAGCAG ATCCAGCTCGTGCAGCCGGGACAGATTCAGCTCTCAGGAGGTCAAACGCTGCAGGTACAAACAGCACAGGGACAAACTCAGCAGATCATCATCCAGCAGCTGCAAACTGCAGTGACCGCAGGACAGAACCAa cctcAGCAGATCACAGTGCAGGGTGAGCAGGCTCAGACGGCGGAGGGTCAGACCATCCTGTACCTGCCGGTCAACGCTGATGGAACCATCCTCCAGCAGG GCGTGATCACTATTCCGGCTGCCAGTTTAGCAGGAGGTCAGATCATCCAGGCGGGTTCAAACGTGAGCGGCACCGGGGGTCAGGGCACCGTGACTGTCGCCGTTCCCGTCACAGGAAACATGGTCAACGCTGGAGGAATGGTCATG ATGGTCCAAAGCGGCGGCTCTGTCCCGACCATGCAGCGGATCCCTCTCCCCGGAGCTGAGATGCTGGAGGAGGAGCCGCTCTACGTCAACCCCAAGCAGTACCACCGCATCCTGAAGAGACGCCAGGCCCGCGCCAAGCTGGAGGCCGAGGGCAAGATCCCCAAAAGGAGGAGG AAATACCTGCACGAGTCTCGTCATCGGCACGCCATGGCACGGAAGCGTGGTGATGGCGGGCGCTTCTTTTCGGGGAAGGAGAAGGATGAGCTGGACGTGCAG
- the LOC128628670 gene encoding nuclear transcription factor Y subunit alpha isoform X4 yields the protein MEQFAESTSGGEQIVVQPSSGAVQQQVEGQPLMVQVSGGQLITPSGQPIMVQAMPGGQAQTIMQLPVTGSQGLQQIQLVQPGQIQLSGGQTLQVQTAQGQTQQIIIQQLQTAVTAGQNQPQQITVQGEQAQTAEGQTILYLPVNADGTILQQGVITIPAASLAGGQIIQAGSNVSGTGGQGTVTVAVPVTGNMVNAGGMVMMVQSGGSVPTMQRIPLPGAEMLEEEPLYVNPKQYHRILKRRQARAKLEAEGKIPKRRRKYLHESRHRHAMARKRGDGGRFFSGKEKDELDVQVNVKPRVGIVTARTSLLKDEETKV from the exons ATGGAGCAGTTCGCCGAGTCGACGAGCGGCGGAGAGCAGATCGTGGTGCAGCCGTCCAGTGGAGCGGTGCAGCAGCAG GTTGAAGGGCAGCCTTTAATGGTGCAGGTCAGCGGGGGTCAGCTCATCACCCCTTCCGGGCAGCCCATAATGGTACAGGCCATGCCGGGAGGACAGGCGCAGACGATCATGCAGCTACCGGTGACGGGCTCGCAGGGTCTTCAGCAG ATCCAGCTCGTGCAGCCGGGACAGATTCAGCTCTCAGGAGGTCAAACGCTGCAGGTACAAACAGCACAGGGACAAACTCAGCAGATCATCATCCAGCAGCTGCAAACTGCAGTGACCGCAGGACAGAACCAa cctcAGCAGATCACAGTGCAGGGTGAGCAGGCTCAGACGGCGGAGGGTCAGACCATCCTGTACCTGCCGGTCAACGCTGATGGAACCATCCTCCAGCAGG GCGTGATCACTATTCCGGCTGCCAGTTTAGCAGGAGGTCAGATCATCCAGGCGGGTTCAAACGTGAGCGGCACCGGGGGTCAGGGCACCGTGACTGTCGCCGTTCCCGTCACAGGAAACATGGTCAACGCTGGAGGAATGGTCATG ATGGTCCAAAGCGGCGGCTCTGTCCCGACCATGCAGCGGATCCCTCTCCCCGGAGCTGAGATGCTGGAGGAGGAGCCGCTCTACGTCAACCCCAAGCAGTACCACCGCATCCTGAAGAGACGCCAGGCCCGCGCCAAGCTGGAGGCCGAGGGCAAGATCCCCAAAAGGAGGAGG AAATACCTGCACGAGTCTCGTCATCGGCACGCCATGGCACGGAAGCGTGGTGATGGCGGGCGCTTCTTTTCGGGGAAGGAGAAGGATGAGCTGGACGTGCAG